AGGCGGGCATGCTCAGCGGCAAGCCGGCGCGCATCGCGCGCATCCGCTCGAATCCGCTCTTCCGCGCCCTGCGCGTGTCGAAGCTCACCTACGCCGCCCTCGAAGCCACGCTGCTGGCCTACCTGCGGCAGGACTATGACAGCGTCCCCGCGCTGCGCATGATGCGCATGGACGTGAACGAGATCAGCATCCGTGTTTCGGCGATGGTGGAGAAGTTGCTTGCAACGTCTGAACGGCAAGCAACCTCTCTGCGGATCGAGATCGTCGCCGGCGAATCGGTCATCGGTGGCGGCTCGACGCCGGGCGCATCCTTGCCGACCGTTCTCGTGGCCGTCGCCTGCAAGGGGCTGCGCGCCGACCAACTAGCCGCGCGCCTGCGCGCCGCCGAACCTGCGGTGATCGCGCGCGTCGAGGAAAGGCGCGTGCTGCTCGACCTGCGCACCGTCTTCCCGGAAGAAGACGCGGCCGTCGCCGCGGCCCTGGCCTCCATCGCTAAATAGATGGCCGCTCGGGTTTGGCGGCGAATGTATTAGCCTAGAGCGCTATGTCGCAGCGCTCCTCCTCCATCCACGCCACCCAGCCCGAGGCGCCCTCGTTCAAGAAGAAAGTCAAAGGGGTGGCGCGGCGGCATCCGCTGCTCTATCTGCTCTACAACCTGCGGCGGCTCATCAAGGGACACCAGATCGTTTTCCTCGACTATCCGGTCACGCCCGAACCGCGCTGGGGATTCGGCAAGCCGGCGCACGCGCAACTCGCCGAGCGACTCGGCCGCGACCGCCAGGCCTACCGACGGACGCTCGAGAGCTTTCTCCAATTCCAGGAGCATCTGGTCAAGATCCCGAAGCAGGCCGCGGCCAATTCGCCCGAGCCCTGCTGGATGAACAAGTGGCTGCCCGCGCCGGATGCGGTGGCGGCGTACTGTTTCTTGGGGCTGAGCAAGCCCAAGCGCTACGTCGAAGTGGGCTCCGGCTACTCCACCAAGTTCGCGCGCCGCGCCATCCGCGACCTGGGCCTGGCGACCAAGATCACCTCCATCGACCCCCATCCCCGCGCGGAGGTGGATTCGCTCTGCGACACGGTGCTGCGCCAGCCGCTCCAGGACCTGACCGACACCGCGATCTTCGACCAACTCGAACCCGGCGACATCTTCTTTATCGACTGTTCGCACGTCTGCCTGACGAATTCCGACGTGGCGGTGGCCTTCCTCGAGATTTTGCCGCGGCTGAAGCCGGGCGTGCTGGTGCAGGTGCACGACATCCTGCTGCCCTACGACTATCCGCCGCAGTGGGGGGACCGCTACTACTCGGAGCAGTATCTGCTGGCCTTCGCGCTGCTGGAGGAAAGCGCGGGATTCGAGGTCATGTTACCCAACGCCTACGTCAGCGGCGACGCGGAGTTGAGTGCGGTGCTTGAGCCGCTGTGGCGGCATCCGGCCATGGCGGGTGTGGACGGCGGCGGCGGCATGTCCTTCTGGCTGCGCACCAAATGAAAAGGGCGGCCCGCAGGCCGCCCTTCAGTCTCGGCGAAGCTTAGATCGGTTGTACGTTCTCTGCTTGCCAGCCCTTG
This window of the Terriglobales bacterium genome carries:
- a CDS encoding class I SAM-dependent methyltransferase, with product MSQRSSSIHATQPEAPSFKKKVKGVARRHPLLYLLYNLRRLIKGHQIVFLDYPVTPEPRWGFGKPAHAQLAERLGRDRQAYRRTLESFLQFQEHLVKIPKQAAANSPEPCWMNKWLPAPDAVAAYCFLGLSKPKRYVEVGSGYSTKFARRAIRDLGLATKITSIDPHPRAEVDSLCDTVLRQPLQDLTDTAIFDQLEPGDIFFIDCSHVCLTNSDVAVAFLEILPRLKPGVLVQVHDILLPYDYPPQWGDRYYSEQYLLAFALLEESAGFEVMLPNAYVSGDAELSAVLEPLWRHPAMAGVDGGGGMSFWLRTK